From one Amycolatopsis sp. FDAARGOS 1241 genomic stretch:
- a CDS encoding phosphotransferase family protein — protein sequence MTPSDPPGLDLARLRAYLDEQRPGLVAGELTGEVVQGGRSNLTYIVDDGASRWVVRRPPLGHVLPTAHDMAREFTVISGLAGTAVPVPGTVLLCQDPDVLGAQFYVMEFVEGTPYRTDAELAKLGTERTREIGYRLVDTLVDLHAVNPGDVGLGDFGRPDGFLERQLRRWKKQLDGSRSRDLPGADELHDSLAAKLPTSPPATIVHGDYRLDNVLVDADDRITAVLDWEMSTLGDPLTDLALLVAYAERDKVSLQMVSNASSAPGYPSPDEVIARYAELSGRDVSALNWYVSFAFFKLAVILEGIYFRYRKGQTVGAGFESIGDAVAPLVSHGYETLKEEK from the coding sequence ATGACCCCGTCCGACCCGCCCGGTCTCGACCTGGCCCGCCTGCGCGCGTACCTCGACGAGCAGCGGCCCGGCCTGGTCGCCGGCGAGCTGACCGGTGAAGTGGTGCAGGGCGGCCGCTCGAACCTCACGTACATCGTGGACGACGGCGCGAGCCGCTGGGTGGTGCGCCGCCCGCCGCTCGGGCACGTGCTGCCGACCGCGCACGACATGGCGCGCGAGTTCACGGTGATCTCCGGCCTGGCCGGCACGGCGGTCCCGGTGCCGGGCACCGTCCTGCTGTGCCAGGACCCGGATGTGCTCGGCGCGCAGTTCTACGTCATGGAGTTCGTCGAGGGCACGCCGTACCGCACCGATGCCGAGCTCGCGAAGCTGGGCACCGAGCGCACGCGCGAGATCGGCTACCGGCTCGTGGACACGCTCGTCGACCTGCACGCCGTGAACCCCGGCGACGTCGGGCTCGGCGACTTCGGGCGGCCGGACGGCTTCCTCGAACGCCAGCTGCGCCGCTGGAAGAAGCAGCTCGACGGCTCCCGCAGCCGCGACCTGCCCGGTGCGGATGAGCTGCACGACAGCCTCGCCGCGAAGCTGCCCACCTCGCCGCCGGCGACGATCGTGCACGGCGACTACCGCCTCGACAACGTGCTCGTCGACGCCGACGACCGCATCACCGCCGTGCTCGACTGGGAGATGTCCACGCTCGGCGACCCGCTCACGGACCTCGCGCTGCTGGTGGCCTACGCCGAGCGCGACAAGGTTTCGCTGCAGATGGTGTCGAACGCCAGCTCGGCACCCGGCTACCCGAGCCCCGACGAGGTGATCGCCCGCTACGCCGAACTCTCCGGGCGCGACGTGTCGGCGCTCAACTGGTACGTGAGCTTCGCGTTCTTCAAGCTCGCGGTGATCCTGGAAGGCATCTACTTCCGCTACCGCAAAGGCCAGACCGTCGGGGCCGGGTTCGAGAGCATCGGCGATGCCGTGGCCCCGCTCGTCTCGCACGGCTACGAGACGCTCAAAGAGGAGAAGTAG
- a CDS encoding acyl-CoA dehydrogenase family protein encodes MTVTADDLRGQVEQFLAAHDPKTTERLEFLRARYDAGLAWVHFPEGLGGQAAPRALQPVVDAAFAAAGAPDNDPRRIGIGLGMAAPTILAFGTDEQRKRYLRPLWTGVEVWCQLFSEPGAGSDLAALGTRAVRDGDDWVVTGQKVWTSGAHNAQWAILVTRTDPDVPKHQGMTYFMCDMTAPGVEVRPLRQITGEAEFNEVFLTGVRIPDAQRLGAVGEGWKVAQTTLMNERVAIGGNALPREGGLVGMVAKTWRERPELRTPELRDRLVQHWVEAESLRLAGSRLRQQLAAGAPGPEGSAMKVAFSELNQKLTGLEIELLGEEGLRYDDWTLRRPDKVDFLGREAGYRYLRAKGNSIEGGTSEILRNIISERVLGLPSEPRVDKDVAWKDLPR; translated from the coding sequence ATGACCGTGACCGCGGACGACCTGCGCGGGCAGGTGGAACAGTTCCTCGCCGCGCACGACCCGAAGACCACCGAGCGGCTGGAGTTCCTGCGCGCCCGCTACGACGCGGGGCTCGCGTGGGTGCACTTCCCCGAGGGCCTCGGGGGCCAGGCCGCGCCGCGGGCGCTGCAGCCGGTCGTCGACGCCGCGTTCGCCGCGGCCGGCGCGCCGGACAACGACCCGCGCCGCATCGGTATCGGCCTCGGCATGGCCGCGCCGACCATCCTCGCGTTCGGCACCGACGAGCAGCGCAAGCGCTACCTGCGTCCACTGTGGACGGGGGTGGAGGTGTGGTGCCAGCTGTTCAGTGAACCCGGCGCCGGCTCCGACCTCGCCGCGCTCGGCACGCGCGCGGTGCGCGACGGCGACGACTGGGTCGTGACCGGGCAGAAGGTGTGGACCTCGGGCGCGCACAACGCGCAGTGGGCCATCCTCGTCACCCGCACTGACCCGGACGTGCCCAAGCACCAGGGCATGACGTACTTCATGTGCGACATGACCGCCCCGGGGGTCGAGGTGCGGCCACTGCGCCAGATCACCGGTGAGGCCGAGTTCAACGAGGTCTTCCTCACCGGTGTACGGATCCCCGATGCGCAGCGGCTCGGCGCCGTCGGCGAAGGCTGGAAGGTCGCGCAGACCACGCTGATGAACGAGCGCGTGGCCATCGGCGGCAACGCGCTGCCGCGCGAGGGCGGCCTGGTCGGCATGGTCGCGAAGACCTGGCGCGAGCGGCCCGAGCTGCGCACGCCGGAGCTGCGCGACCGGCTCGTGCAGCACTGGGTGGAGGCCGAATCGTTGCGGCTGGCGGGTTCGCGGCTGCGCCAGCAGCTCGCGGCGGGCGCGCCCGGGCCGGAGGGCTCCGCGATGAAGGTGGCGTTCTCCGAGCTGAACCAGAAGCTCACCGGCCTGGAGATCGAGCTGCTCGGGGAAGAGGGCCTGCGCTACGACGACTGGACGCTGCGGCGGCCGGACAAGGTCGACTTCCTCGGGCGCGAAGCGGGGTACCGCTACCTGCGCGCGAAGGGCAATTCGATCGAGGGCGGGACCTCGGAGATCCTGCGCAACATCATCTCCGAACGCGTGC
- a CDS encoding acyl-CoA dehydrogenase family protein, with protein sequence MDFAFDSRTEELRGQLLEFMDSHVYPAEPVFEEQLAQRENPWTSVPIVEELKAEARKRGLWNFFLPGEDGAGLTNLQYAPLAEITGRSPRLAPTAVNCAAPDTGNMEVLHMFGSEQQKKQWLQPLLDGEIRSAFAMTEPDVASSDARNIATSIRRDGDEYVVNGRKWFISGAMNPNCKIMIVMGKTDPDAQPHRQQSMILVPRDTPGVTIKRGMHVFGYTDGDHGGHAEVLFDGVRVPAENLIATEGAGFAIAQARLGPGRIHHCMRAIGMAERALELMCRRTLSRETFGKPIAESGVVQDWIAESRVKIEQQRLLVLKTAWLMDTVGNQGAHTEIQAIKISTPITVEWILDKAVQAHGAGGVSQDFPLAELWAGVRTLRLADGPDEVHKRSLARRELKKYRAEAGR encoded by the coding sequence ATGGACTTCGCGTTCGACTCCCGCACCGAGGAGCTGCGCGGGCAGCTCCTCGAGTTCATGGACTCGCACGTCTACCCCGCCGAACCGGTCTTCGAGGAGCAGCTGGCCCAGCGGGAGAACCCGTGGACGTCGGTGCCGATCGTCGAGGAGCTCAAGGCCGAGGCGCGCAAGCGCGGCCTGTGGAACTTCTTCCTGCCGGGTGAGGACGGCGCGGGCCTGACCAACTTGCAGTACGCGCCGCTGGCCGAGATCACGGGCCGCAGCCCGCGGCTCGCGCCGACGGCCGTGAACTGCGCCGCGCCGGACACCGGGAACATGGAAGTGCTCCACATGTTCGGTTCGGAGCAGCAGAAGAAGCAGTGGCTGCAGCCGTTGCTGGACGGCGAGATCCGCTCCGCGTTCGCGATGACCGAACCCGACGTGGCCTCGTCCGACGCGCGCAACATCGCCACGAGCATCCGCCGCGACGGCGACGAGTACGTGGTCAACGGCCGCAAGTGGTTCATCTCCGGCGCGATGAACCCGAACTGCAAGATCATGATCGTGATGGGCAAGACCGATCCGGACGCCCAGCCACACCGGCAGCAGAGCATGATCCTCGTCCCGCGCGATACCCCGGGCGTCACGATCAAGCGCGGCATGCACGTGTTCGGCTACACCGACGGCGACCACGGCGGTCACGCCGAGGTGCTCTTCGACGGCGTGCGCGTGCCGGCCGAAAACCTCATCGCCACCGAGGGCGCCGGGTTCGCGATCGCCCAGGCCCGACTCGGCCCCGGCCGCATCCACCACTGCATGCGCGCGATCGGCATGGCCGAGCGGGCGCTGGAGCTCATGTGCCGCCGCACGCTCTCGCGCGAGACGTTCGGGAAGCCGATCGCCGAGTCCGGGGTGGTGCAGGACTGGATCGCCGAATCGCGCGTGAAGATCGAGCAGCAGCGGCTGCTGGTGCTCAAGACCGCGTGGCTGATGGACACCGTGGGCAACCAGGGCGCGCACACGGAAATCCAGGCCATCAAGATCTCCACGCCGATCACCGTGGAGTGGATCCTCGACAAGGCCGTGCAGGCCCACGGCGCCGGTGGCGTGAGCCAGGACTTCCCGCTGGCCGAGCTGTGGGCGGGCGTGCGCACGCTGCGCCTGGCCGACGGGCCGGACGAGGTGCACAAGCGGTCGCTGGCGCGCCGCGAGCTGAAGAAGTACCGGGCGGAGGCAGGCCGATGA